The Methanococcoides sp. LMO-2 genome segment CGTAGACATCATCCTTGCTGAGACCGCAAAAGAACTCGGTCTTGAGATCATGGATGAGAACCACCCAATCAACAAACTGGTTTAAACAAACCAGTTTTCTTTTTTTCTCTTTTTTTATTAACTGATCTTTTAGTACCTTTGAGTTGATTCTGAGATAGTCAACAGGATCTTAAAAACTTAAATTTCTACAAAGCTATTTGGTAGCAAAATATAGACTGTAATAAAAAGATAAATTGTCAGAAATTTTTATTTATACAGTCGGCCTTAATTGCACATAATGAACCAGAATAATTCACCCGGCAGAATCATTGCCACCATAATAATCCTTGCAGTCATAGCGTTACTACTTGGACTACTGTTATTTGGAAGATAACCGGATGGCAGAGAAATATTGATAATAAATATTGAAAAGAAAAGAAAGGTTTATTACCACTTTTTTAGTTCTTCCTTTCTATCCTGAAAATGATTTATTCTGACAGAACCTTCATAAGGAAGTCAGTATTCACCACTGCATTCAGGTCGATGCCCAGTCCCTCAACTGAAAAACCAAGAGCCAGTCCCAGAAGCTGAGTATAGTGAAGCACAGGAATATTATGCGAGGTGCCAGTTTTCTCATTAAGGTCCACCTGTCCCACATCCAGCTGCATATGGCAGAAGGGGCATGCATTTACTATGCAATCAACCTCTGCAGATTCGATCATGGATAACTTATGACCGGTAAGCGCAAGTGCTTCATCCGGCAATGCGGAACGCACACCTCCACCGGCCCCGCAGCACTCCATCTTATCGGAGTACTCAACGCTTTTTGCGCCTGTTGCTTCCACAAGTTCATCAAAGAACACTGGTCTTTCAAAACTTGAACCCACACGTCCTTTAGATGGCTTTAAAAGGTGACACCCATAGTGCACGGCAACCCTCAGTTCCAGAGGATTTATGACAATATCACGAATCTTCTCCGGACCGATATCCCTGTGAAGGAACTCGGTTATGTGACGGACCTCGTGGTCGCCTTTGATGCTTCTTCCGATCTTTTCAAGATGGGAGTTCACATCCTTTTTGAGCTGCTCGTCTTCTTTGACCTCGTAATTTGCATCGGCAAGTGAGCCATAGCAACCATTACAGATGGTCAGCAGGTCGCGATCCAGCTCTTCGGATAATGCAATGTTCCTGCCGGCAAGGGCGAGCCAGGTGGCCTTGTCAAAAGAGCGAAGTACGCCAGGAGCAGGGCAGCATGATGCACCTTCAAGGTCAACACAATCGACACCCAGCTTCTCAAGGCAGAGCTTTGTGCTCTTTTCGATACCCGGATAACGGTTAGGGATCACACATCCCAGAAAAAGTGATAAATTTGCCATATCTTGATCTCCCACAATAAAAAATCATTTTTCGGACATCAGCTCATCGAACCTGCATGATGCCATCAATTTCTTTACCTCTTCCAGCCCTTCAGGGAAACTGTGAACTGTGGGTGGCAGCGGAGCAAGTCCCAGGGCTTCTCGCTTTGCCATGTTCTCTTCATCGATAGGAACAGCATGCCCATGTTCCAGAAGCAGCTCTCCGACCTTTCGGTGTTCAGGGTAAATGATTCCTTCCCTCACAGCAAGCGCACGCATCTCGAATATAGCATCAACGATGCCTATACCTCTCGGACACCGCTCCTGGCAATTGTAACAGGTGGTGCACATCCAGAGAGAGTCATCAGAAAGTACCCCGGCATCATTACGTGCTTTCTTCAAGAGCCTCCTGATATTCAGGCTTGTATGCCTTCCCGACGGGCAGCTACCGCTGCAGACACCACAGTGCATGCATTTTAAAATATCAGAGCCGGTCCCTTCCATAAGGGAAATCAGATTCGGTTCATTTCTGAGGGACATCAATGGGAATTAAATGCTCATACATTATAAATTATGCTATTGTGCGCTTTGGTACAAACCGTGAAGAGCAATTGTTATATTTGAAAACAGTTATAAGTTTTATATACTCTTGCTAGCAGAAAAAGTATCGATCCATAGAGGACTGCAAAAAGAGAATCAAAAGGCATTGTTCAAAGGCAATTGTGATGGGGAGAAACCACATGTCAGGAATGTCAGGCACCATTTCATAGGGTGACAAAAAGAAGAGTTCGACCAATATATTTGCCCAAAATGTTGAATTAAGAGAAATATTTAAATATAATAAGGCGGAATGTGGATTCTGTATTCCCCGAAGGAAGTGCAGATATGACAAACTCTGAAAAAAAGATACAGACCAAGGAAGACGTACTGGAAGCAGTAACCGAATATGATGTAAAGTTCATCAGAACCCAGTTCACCGATACACTGGGAATGATCAAGAGCTGGGCAATCCCTTCAGAGAACCTGGAAGATGCCTTCAATGACGGTGTTATGTTCGATGGTTCCTCAATCGAGGGATTCACAAGGATCGAAGAATCCGACATGATGCTAATGCCCGATCCTACAACCTTCAATATACTCCCATGGAGGCCTTCCGAAGGTGCAGTTGCTCGTATCATAGGCGATGTCAAACTGCCTGACGGAACACCCTTTGAAGGAGATCCAAGATACATCCTGAAAAGAGCCATCCAGCAGGCAAAGGATATGGGATTCACTATGAACGTAGGACCTGAACTGGAATTCTTCCTTTTCAAGCTGGACGAGAACGGAAACGCAACTACTGAGATGACCGACTACGGTGGATACTTTGACTTTGCACCGCTGGACAGGGCACAGGATGTCCGCAGGGAGATCGACTATGCACTGGAGCACATGGGCTTCAAGCTGGAAGCATCCCACCACGAGGTCGCGCCTTCACAGCACGAGATCGACTTCCGGTTCGGAGATGTCCTTACAACAGCAGACAATGTTGTCACCTTCAAATACGTGGTCAAGTCCATTGCATACCACAAAGGCTATTATGCAACCTTTATGCCAAAGCCAATCTTTGGAGAGAACGGCTCAGGAATGCACGCAAACCAGTCCCTGATGACAGAGGATGGAAAGAATGCATTCTATGATCCTAATGCAGAGAATGGGCTCTCCGACAATGCAAGATACTACATCGGCGGCCTGCTTGACCACATCAGCGAATTTACAGCTATCACAAATCCGGTGGTGAACTCCTACAAGCGTCTTGTACCGGGTTATGAGGCACCGATATACATCACATGGTCTGACAGCAACAGGAGCTCACTGATCCGTATCCCTGCAACAAGGGGCATGGGCACCCGGGTGGAGCTCAGGAACCCTGACCCTTCATGTAACCCGTACCTTGCATTTGCAGTTATGCTGGAAGCAGGTCTTGACGGGATCAGGAACAAGATAGAGCCGGGAGAATCGCTCAGGATGAACATCTTCGAACTTAGTGAACAGGAAAGAGAGGAAATGGGAATTGAATCCCTGCCGGGCAACCTGAAGGAAGCGACCGACAAAATGAAGACGAGCAATTTCGTGAGAAACGCTCTTGGAGACCATGTCTTTGAGAACTACCTCGCTGCAAAGACTGCGGAATGGGACAACTACAAGGCACGTGTGCATCAGTGGGAACTTGACACGTACCTCAGTATATTGTAAGGGGCTTTTCCCTTACACCCTCCGCCCTGAATTGAAGATGCTGATTATACAAATTTAAGTAGGTGATGAAAATGTGTGGAATAATAGGTGTGATCGACAGGAAAAGGGCGCTAATGGACGGATCCAGCATCCGCGATGCACTAAGCCTTATGAACGAAAGAGGAAGTGGGGAAGGTGCAGGTTATGCGGCATACGGCATATACCCTGATTACCAGGACTGCTATGCCATCCACGTCTTCTTTGACAACCTTGTGGAACCAAAATCGCAGGTTGACCACATGCTCCATAAATGGGGACGCATTGTGCACCAGGAAGCCATCCCGACATACGAACAGGAAGGCCTTAAAAGGAGCCACATACCCTGGAGATACTTCTTCAAGCCTTACAGCGACCTCATGGCAGGAAGCACAACTCCTGAAGATGATGTCATCAAGCACATTGTAATGGAAACGAATTCCAATATCCAGGGCGCCCTGATATTCTCATCCGGAAAGAACATGGGAGTTTTCAAAGCTTCCGGCTGGCCTGAGGATGTTGCCAACTTCTATCGTATCGAGGACTACAAAGGATACATCTGGCTTGCACACAACCGCTATCCCACAAACACCCCTGGCTGGTGGGGAGGAGCACACCCGTTCAACCT includes the following:
- the hdrB gene encoding CoB--CoM heterodisulfide reductase subunit B translates to MANLSLFLGCVIPNRYPGIEKSTKLCLEKLGVDCVDLEGASCCPAPGVLRSFDKATWLALAGRNIALSEELDRDLLTICNGCYGSLADANYEVKEDEQLKKDVNSHLEKIGRSIKGDHEVRHITEFLHRDIGPEKIRDIVINPLELRVAVHYGCHLLKPSKGRVGSSFERPVFFDELVEATGAKSVEYSDKMECCGAGGGVRSALPDEALALTGHKLSMIESAEVDCIVNACPFCHMQLDVGQVDLNEKTGTSHNIPVLHYTQLLGLALGFSVEGLGIDLNAVVNTDFLMKVLSE
- the hdrC gene encoding CoB--CoM heterodisulfide reductase subunit C, whose protein sequence is MSLRNEPNLISLMEGTGSDILKCMHCGVCSGSCPSGRHTSLNIRRLLKKARNDAGVLSDDSLWMCTTCYNCQERCPRGIGIVDAIFEMRALAVREGIIYPEHRKVGELLLEHGHAVPIDEENMAKREALGLAPLPPTVHSFPEGLEEVKKLMASCRFDELMSEK
- the glnA gene encoding type I glutamate--ammonia ligase yields the protein MTNSEKKIQTKEDVLEAVTEYDVKFIRTQFTDTLGMIKSWAIPSENLEDAFNDGVMFDGSSIEGFTRIEESDMMLMPDPTTFNILPWRPSEGAVARIIGDVKLPDGTPFEGDPRYILKRAIQQAKDMGFTMNVGPELEFFLFKLDENGNATTEMTDYGGYFDFAPLDRAQDVRREIDYALEHMGFKLEASHHEVAPSQHEIDFRFGDVLTTADNVVTFKYVVKSIAYHKGYYATFMPKPIFGENGSGMHANQSLMTEDGKNAFYDPNAENGLSDNARYYIGGLLDHISEFTAITNPVVNSYKRLVPGYEAPIYITWSDSNRSSLIRIPATRGMGTRVELRNPDPSCNPYLAFAVMLEAGLDGIRNKIEPGESLRMNIFELSEQEREEMGIESLPGNLKEATDKMKTSNFVRNALGDHVFENYLAAKTAEWDNYKARVHQWELDTYLSIL
- a CDS encoding glutamine amidotransferase family protein, with amino-acid sequence MCGIIGVIDRKRALMDGSSIRDALSLMNERGSGEGAGYAAYGIYPDYQDCYAIHVFFDNLVEPKSQVDHMLHKWGRIVHQEAIPTYEQEGLKRSHIPWRYFFKPYSDLMAGSTTPEDDVIKHIVMETNSNIQGALIFSSGKNMGVFKASGWPEDVANFYRIEDYKGYIWLAHNRYPTNTPGWWGGAHPFNLLDWAVVHNGEITSYGTNRRYVESQGYTCSMFTDTEVVAYLFDLLGRRHGLPEDIVVKALAPPFWDEIDNMPEKEQKLNHAIRLTYGPALMNGPFAIVVATHEGIVGFTDRIKLRPLVIGENEDRLYISSEEAAIRVMDPDVQNIHMPRAGEPVIGRLNV